Genomic segment of Calditrichota bacterium:
ACGACGAAAGTCTCGACCACGTCAGTCAGATGTTTACGGGTGCGCCGTATGAAGCCGTGATGGTGATTCGCGACGACGCTCCGCGGGATATTATCACGAAAATCGATTTGATCGATTATCTTTTGCAGAAGAGTTCGGGTAAGAGCTGACACTAAAAAGACGGCGAATGAGCCGTCTTTTTTGAAGGATAAAGGATGAAGGATGAAGGATGAAGGATGAAGGATGAAGGATGAAGATGCACTCGACTGGAGCTCGCTGGGGGGAGAGCGGAATTAGTATTCTTCTACGACTTCGCTCATTAGTCTGTGAAAACTTTTGTAGCGGGATTCGGGGAGTGTGTTTTCGTCTAAGGCTTCTAAGACGGCGCAGTTGGGTTCGGCGATGTGCTTGCAGTTGCGGAAGCGGCAATTCTTCGCGAGCTCTTGAATTTCGGGGAAGAGCGAAGTCAGGTTTTCTTTCGTCAGTCCGTAGGGGACAAAACTTTTCATACCGGGTGTGTCGACCAGCATCGCGCGCTCGCCGTAGGGAACGAGTAATGCCGCAGTTGTGGTGTGCGTGCCTTTGCCTGACCATGTGCTGACTTCGCGGACGCGGAGTTCGAGTTCGGGAATTAGAGAGTTCAAGAGCGAACTTTTGCCGACACCAGAGTTGCCGATGATTGCACTGACGCCTTCGGAAAGAAGTTCGCGCAATGCGTCGACGCCTTGACCGGAGACGTTGCTCACCGTGAAGATCGGGAAGTCAAAGCTCTCGAAGACTTCGCGAATTTGCCGCAAACGGTCTCCCGTTTCATCCAAATCGCTTTTGGTCAAAATGAGCA
This window contains:
- the rsgA gene encoding ribosome small subunit-dependent GTPase A, with translation MLTPPSTANARVATIARRTCLLRLNSGEQVEAVLRGKLFDSEDGGVAVGDWVDAQLENGQWAVEEVLQRANAYLRKGLRKEKQVMFANADRVLIVASLLQPVTKIAAIDRFLVAALFGKVSPVLILTKSDLDETGDRLRQIREVFESFDFPIFTVSNVSGQGVDALRELLSEGVSAIIGNSGVGKSSLLNSLIPELELRVREVSTWSGKGTHTTTAALLVPYGERAMLVDTPGMKSFVPYGLTKENLTSLFPEIQELAKNCRFRNCKHIAEPNCAVLEALDENTLPESRYKSFHRLMSEVVEEY